A portion of the Pectobacterium brasiliense genome contains these proteins:
- the pheT gene encoding phenylalanine--tRNA ligase subunit beta: protein MKFSELWLREWVNPAVDSETLSEQITMAGLEVDGVEPVAGAFHGVVVGEVVECGQHPNADKLRVTKVNVGGERLLDIVCGAPNCRQGLKVAVAMVGAVLPGDFKIKAAKLRGEPSEGMLCSFSELGISDDHDGIIELPADAPIGTDIREYLKLDDNAIEISVTPNRADCLGIIGVARDVAVLNQLALNEPTIEPVAATIQDTFPIQVDAPQACPRYLGRVVKGINVKAATPLWMREKLRRCGIRSIDPVVDVTNYVLLELGQPMHAFDLDRLNGGIIVRMATEGETLTLLDGNEAKLNADTLVIADQQSALAMGGIFGGEHSGVNEETQNVLLECAYFNPLSITGRARRHGLHTDASHRYERGVDPALQHKAIERATRLLIDICGGEAGPVVDVTSEADLPTRATITLRREKLDRLIGHVIADEQVSDILQRLGCNVAKTDAGWQATAPSWRFDMEIEEDLVEEVARIYGYNNIPNIPTQAPLIMTSHREASLSLKRVKTLLVDHGFQEAITYSFVDPKIQGLIHPNEASLSLPSPISAEMSVMRLSLWSGLLSAAVYNQNRQQSRLRLFESGLRFVPDTSADLGIRQDLMLAGVITGTRYEEHWDLARQAVDFYDLKGDLEAVLALTGKLSEVEFKAENNPALHPGQSAAIYLCGERIGFIGVIHPELERKLDLNGRTVVFELLWDKVADRVLPEANEVSRFPANRRDIAVVVAENVPAGDILAECKKVGANQLVGVNLFDVYRGKGVAEGYKSLAISLTLQDTTRTLAEEEIAATVAECVAALKQRFQASLRD, encoded by the coding sequence ATGAAATTCAGTGAACTCTGGTTACGCGAGTGGGTAAACCCGGCGGTTGACAGTGAAACGCTATCTGAACAGATCACGATGGCAGGGCTGGAAGTGGATGGCGTTGAGCCTGTTGCTGGCGCATTCCACGGCGTGGTTGTCGGTGAAGTGGTTGAATGTGGGCAGCACCCGAACGCAGACAAACTGCGTGTGACGAAAGTTAATGTCGGCGGCGAGCGCCTGCTGGACATCGTCTGTGGCGCGCCGAACTGCCGTCAGGGCCTGAAAGTGGCGGTGGCGATGGTCGGTGCCGTATTACCGGGCGATTTCAAAATTAAAGCCGCCAAGCTGCGTGGTGAACCGTCTGAAGGCATGTTGTGCTCATTTTCCGAGTTAGGTATTTCGGACGATCACGATGGCATCATTGAACTGCCAGCAGACGCGCCGATTGGCACGGATATTCGTGAGTACCTGAAGCTGGATGACAACGCGATTGAAATCAGCGTGACCCCAAACCGTGCTGATTGCTTAGGCATTATCGGTGTGGCGCGTGATGTGGCCGTATTGAATCAGCTGGCGTTGAATGAACCGACTATTGAGCCCGTTGCTGCGACGATTCAGGATACCTTCCCGATTCAGGTCGATGCGCCGCAGGCATGCCCGCGTTACTTAGGCCGTGTGGTGAAAGGCATCAACGTTAAGGCGGCAACGCCACTGTGGATGCGCGAAAAGCTGCGCCGTTGCGGTATTCGTTCTATCGATCCGGTTGTTGATGTGACGAACTACGTTCTGCTGGAACTCGGTCAACCAATGCATGCGTTCGATCTCGACCGTCTCAACGGCGGCATTATCGTGCGTATGGCGACAGAAGGCGAAACGCTGACGCTGCTGGATGGTAACGAAGCGAAGCTGAATGCGGATACGCTGGTTATCGCTGACCAGCAGAGTGCGCTGGCGATGGGCGGTATCTTTGGCGGCGAGCATTCTGGCGTCAATGAAGAAACGCAAAACGTTCTGCTGGAATGCGCTTACTTCAATCCGCTGTCGATTACCGGACGCGCACGTCGTCACGGTTTGCACACCGATGCGTCTCACCGCTACGAGCGTGGCGTCGATCCGGCGTTACAGCACAAAGCCATTGAGCGCGCGACTCGTCTGCTGATCGACATCTGCGGTGGTGAAGCGGGCCCAGTAGTTGATGTGACTAGCGAGGCAGATTTGCCAACTCGCGCAACGATTACGCTGCGCCGTGAGAAACTGGATCGTCTGATTGGCCATGTGATTGCCGATGAGCAGGTGAGCGATATTCTGCAGCGTCTGGGCTGTAACGTTGCGAAAACCGATGCAGGTTGGCAGGCGACGGCACCGAGCTGGCGTTTCGACATGGAAATTGAAGAAGATCTGGTTGAAGAAGTCGCGCGTATTTACGGCTACAACAACATTCCGAATATTCCGACTCAGGCTCCGTTGATTATGACCTCGCATCGCGAAGCGTCACTGTCATTGAAGCGTGTGAAGACATTATTAGTCGACCACGGCTTCCAGGAAGCAATTACTTACAGTTTTGTTGACCCGAAAATTCAGGGATTAATCCACCCTAATGAAGCGTCGCTGAGCCTGCCGAGCCCGATTTCCGCAGAGATGTCGGTGATGCGTTTATCGCTGTGGAGCGGCTTGCTGAGCGCGGCGGTGTATAACCAAAACCGTCAACAAAGCCGTCTGCGCCTGTTTGAAAGCGGCCTCCGTTTTGTGCCGGACACCAGTGCGGACCTGGGTATTCGTCAGGATCTGATGCTGGCGGGTGTGATTACTGGCACGCGTTATGAAGAGCATTGGGATCTGGCGCGTCAGGCCGTTGACTTCTATGATTTAAAAGGCGATTTGGAAGCGGTACTGGCATTGACGGGCAAGTTGTCTGAGGTTGAGTTCAAGGCCGAAAATAATCCGGCATTGCATCCAGGACAAAGTGCTGCTATTTATCTGTGCGGAGAACGCATTGGATTTATTGGCGTTATTCACCCAGAACTGGAGCGCAAGTTGGATCTTAACGGGCGCACCGTGGTGTTCGAATTGTTGTGGGATAAGGTCGCAGACCGCGTATTGCCGGAGGCGAACGAGGTTTCCCGCTTCCCGGCGAACCGTCGCGATATCGCCGTTGTGGTCGCTGAAAATGTCCCTGCGGGCGATATTTTGGCCGAGTGTAAGAAAGTTGGCGCAAATCAGTTAGTTGGCGTAAACTTATTCGACGTGTACCGAGGGAAGGGCGTAGCGGAAGGTTATAAGAGTCTGGCTATCAGTCTGACCCTGCAAGATACCACGCGTACACTGGCAGAAGAGGAAATTGCCGCTACCGTTGCAGAATGCGTAGCAGCATTAAAACAGCGATTCCAAGCATCCTTGAGGGATTGA
- the ihfA gene encoding integration host factor subunit alpha, which produces MALTKAEMSEYLFEKLGLSKRDAKELVELFFEEVRRALENGEQVKLSGFGNFDLRDKNQRPGRNPKTGEDIPITARRVVTFRPGQKLKSRVENASPKE; this is translated from the coding sequence ATGGCGCTTACTAAAGCTGAAATGTCAGAATACCTGTTTGAGAAGCTCGGGCTGAGCAAACGGGATGCCAAAGAGCTAGTCGAGCTGTTTTTTGAAGAAGTTCGTCGCGCTTTGGAAAATGGCGAGCAGGTCAAGTTGTCAGGTTTTGGCAATTTTGATTTGCGAGACAAGAACCAACGTCCGGGGCGTAACCCAAAAACTGGCGAAGATATTCCGATTACGGCGCGCCGTGTGGTCACGTTCCGTCCGGGGCAAAAGCTAAAAAGCAGGGTAGAGAACGCCTCTCCCAAAGAGTAA
- a CDS encoding nitrous oxide-stimulated promoter family protein, which produces MARKPLGKYRQREIRTVGLMIELYEKHHPETGDNAQHKDLFSYAIKRLERCQFGEDKPACKHCPIHCYQPARREAIKAIMRWSGPRMLLRHPILAIRHLIDDHRPVPDYPKKETSPKTPNGRATRLASQHTAPADTESTLK; this is translated from the coding sequence ATGGCGAGAAAACCCCTGGGAAAATACCGACAGCGGGAGATCCGTACCGTCGGATTGATGATCGAACTGTATGAAAAGCACCATCCTGAAACTGGCGATAACGCGCAGCATAAAGACTTATTCAGCTACGCCATCAAGCGTCTGGAACGCTGTCAATTCGGTGAAGATAAACCCGCGTGTAAGCATTGCCCCATTCACTGCTATCAACCCGCCCGACGTGAGGCGATCAAAGCGATTATGCGCTGGTCGGGGCCGCGGATGTTGTTGCGCCACCCTATTCTGGCAATACGTCATTTAATTGACGATCATCGGCCAGTGCCGGACTATCCGAAAAAAGAGACATCGCCAAAAACACCAAATGGACGAGCAACGCGTTTAGCCTCGCAGCATACGGCACCAGCAGATACCGAATCGACCTTGAAATAG
- a CDS encoding ABC transporter ATP-binding protein yields MLRRFFSYYSPYKGLFVLDFGCAIIAGLLELGFPMAIKAFIDKLLPAQDWSLILLASVALLAVYLLNTALMAIVNYWGHALGVGIETDMRRQAFEHLQNLPFRYYDNMKTGHIITHVTKDLEEVGEIAHHGPEDLFLAIMTFIGAFILMATVHLNLALLTIIIVPFMTYLVSRYGARMTETWRQLFGQVGNFNARIEESVGGIRVVKAFANEAHEKKLFSNDNENYRRTKLQAYRIMTASMTLSYLSTRLIQLIVMLAGIWYVIQGELSYGGFIGFLLLIEVFFRPVAKITSVLESYPKGIAGFKRFTQLIDTVPEIADAPDAHNAGPLTGDIRFNQVSFGYSADRPILRNIDLSIRAGETVAFVGPSGAGKTTLCSLLPRFYDLTSGAITIDGMDIRQMTQASLRSQIGIVQQDVFLFGGTIRENIAYGKLDASDDEIMDAARRARLDELIENLPDGLDTVVGERGVKLSGGQKQRLSIARIFLKNPPILILDEATSALDTATEQAIQQSLSELSAGRTTLIIAHRLATIQNAGRIVVVDNGSIIEQGSHQVLLEQSGIYAKLHQAQFGQA; encoded by the coding sequence ATGTTAAGGCGTTTCTTTTCCTACTATTCCCCTTACAAAGGGTTGTTCGTCCTCGACTTCGGCTGTGCCATTATCGCTGGCCTGCTTGAATTAGGGTTTCCGATGGCGATTAAAGCGTTCATCGACAAACTATTACCCGCTCAGGACTGGTCGCTGATCCTGTTGGCGTCAGTGGCGCTATTAGCGGTATACCTGCTGAATACCGCGCTGATGGCCATCGTCAACTATTGGGGACATGCGCTGGGCGTGGGTATTGAAACCGATATGCGGCGGCAGGCCTTTGAGCATCTGCAAAATTTGCCGTTCCGTTACTACGACAATATGAAGACCGGCCATATCATCACCCACGTCACCAAAGATTTGGAAGAAGTCGGGGAGATTGCCCACCACGGCCCGGAAGACCTCTTCCTCGCGATCATGACGTTTATTGGTGCGTTCATCCTGATGGCGACGGTTCATCTGAATCTGGCGCTGCTGACGATTATTATCGTGCCTTTCATGACGTATCTCGTCAGCCGCTATGGCGCCCGCATGACGGAGACGTGGCGTCAGCTATTCGGTCAGGTTGGCAACTTCAACGCTCGAATTGAAGAGAGCGTTGGGGGTATCCGCGTCGTTAAAGCGTTTGCCAATGAAGCGCATGAGAAGAAACTGTTCTCTAACGATAACGAAAACTACCGCCGTACCAAATTGCAGGCCTATCGCATCATGACCGCCAGTATGACACTCAGCTACCTCAGCACGCGCCTGATACAGCTTATCGTGATGCTGGCCGGTATTTGGTACGTGATTCAGGGCGAACTCAGCTACGGTGGTTTTATCGGCTTCCTACTGCTGATTGAAGTGTTCTTCCGTCCGGTCGCCAAAATTACCTCGGTGCTGGAGAGCTATCCCAAAGGAATTGCGGGATTCAAACGCTTTACTCAGCTGATCGATACCGTTCCCGAGATTGCCGACGCTCCCGATGCGCATAATGCCGGTCCGTTGACAGGCGATATCCGGTTCAATCAGGTGAGCTTTGGGTATTCTGCCGACCGTCCGATTTTGCGCAATATTGACCTGTCGATTCGCGCAGGGGAAACCGTCGCGTTTGTTGGCCCCTCCGGTGCGGGCAAAACCACCCTCTGTTCCCTGCTTCCCCGCTTCTACGATTTAACCAGCGGTGCCATCACCATTGACGGCATGGATATCCGCCAGATGACGCAGGCATCGCTACGCAGCCAAATCGGCATCGTACAGCAGGATGTTTTCCTGTTCGGCGGTACCATTCGGGAAAACATTGCCTACGGTAAACTTGATGCAAGCGATGACGAAATCATGGACGCCGCACGACGTGCGCGGTTAGATGAGCTGATCGAGAACCTGCCTGACGGGCTGGATACCGTGGTCGGCGAGCGTGGCGTTAAATTATCGGGTGGGCAAAAACAGCGTTTATCTATCGCGCGCATCTTCCTGAAAAACCCGCCAATCCTGATTCTGGACGAAGCGACATCTGCGTTGGATACCGCGACAGAGCAGGCGATACAGCAATCGCTCAGCGAACTTTCCGCAGGACGTACCACGTTGATCATCGCCCACAGGCTGGCAACCATACAGAACGCGGGACGCATTGTGGTGGTAGATAACGGCAGCATTATTGAGCAAGGCAGCCATCAGGTGCTGCTGGAGCAAAGTGGCATCTATGCCAAATTACATCAGGCACAGTTCGGCCAGGCCTGA
- the yddG gene encoding aromatic amino acid DMT transporter YddG has protein sequence MTPQRATLTGLLAIVLWSTSVGLIRSLTEALGPIGGAAMIYSTSTLCLLAFYGFPRIKTLPRVYLFAGGAMFVCYEIFLSLSIGLADSRMQAIEIGMINYLWPSLTVFFSLFINQQKSRFLLWPGLALSLGGIVWIMKGESDWTPELLWNNILANPLAYSLAFSAALTWALYCNITRRYGQGKSGVSLFFFIASLVLWVQYAFSAEGAISLTLPSSLQLLFMGTSTALAYSVWNIGIQHGNLTLLATASYFTPVLSTLLAALWLNITPAISFWQGVVMVTAGSLLCWYATRTPTS, from the coding sequence ATGACGCCACAGCGCGCCACGCTCACGGGCTTACTGGCGATCGTTTTATGGAGCACATCCGTCGGGCTTATCCGTAGCCTGACAGAAGCACTCGGCCCCATCGGCGGTGCGGCGATGATTTACTCCACCAGCACGCTATGTCTATTGGCCTTTTACGGTTTTCCCCGCATTAAGACGCTGCCCAGAGTCTATTTGTTCGCAGGCGGCGCGATGTTTGTCTGCTACGAGATATTTCTGTCGCTGTCCATCGGGCTAGCGGATAGCCGCATGCAGGCGATAGAAATAGGGATGATTAACTATTTGTGGCCCAGTTTGACCGTGTTCTTTTCTCTTTTTATCAATCAGCAGAAAAGTCGTTTCCTGCTCTGGCCCGGCCTTGCGCTCTCGCTAGGCGGCATCGTGTGGATTATGAAAGGAGAAAGCGATTGGACACCAGAGTTACTGTGGAACAACATTCTGGCTAACCCGCTGGCCTACAGCCTGGCGTTTTCTGCGGCTCTGACCTGGGCGCTCTACTGCAATATCACCAGGCGGTACGGGCAAGGTAAAAGCGGCGTCTCGCTGTTCTTTTTCATCGCCTCACTCGTACTCTGGGTTCAGTATGCCTTCAGTGCCGAAGGTGCGATTTCATTAACCTTACCAAGTTCTCTGCAACTGCTCTTTATGGGCACATCGACCGCATTAGCCTATTCCGTCTGGAATATCGGTATTCAGCATGGCAACCTGACGTTGCTGGCAACCGCCTCTTATTTCACGCCCGTGCTTTCCACCCTATTAGCCGCGCTCTGGCTCAATATCACGCCCGCTATATCATTCTGGCAAGGCGTCGTCATGGTCACAGCAGGTTCGCTGCTCTGCTGGTATGCGACACGTACACCTACGAGCTGA
- the nadE gene encoding ammonia-dependent NAD(+) synthetase codes for MSLQNDIITALGVKSSIDPAQEIRVSVDFLKNYLNAHPFVTSLVLGISGGQDSTLTGKLCQTAITELRNETGNSRYQFIAVRLPYGVQADEADCQDAIAFIQPDRVLTVNIKPAIEASEATLRAIGVELSDFVKGNEKARERMKAQYSIAGMNAGLVVGTDHAAEAVTGFFTKYGDGGTDINPIFRLNKRQGKALLRELGCPSHLYTKAPTADLEEDRPSLPDEVALGVTYEKIDDYLEGKQIEANDAAIIENWYRKTEHKRRPPITVFDDFWR; via the coding sequence ATGTCATTACAAAACGACATTATCACTGCGTTGGGAGTGAAAAGCAGCATCGATCCAGCACAGGAAATACGTGTTAGCGTTGATTTTTTAAAGAATTATCTGAATGCTCACCCGTTCGTTACGTCGTTAGTTTTGGGCATCAGCGGTGGTCAGGACTCTACGCTGACCGGCAAACTGTGCCAGACGGCTATCACGGAATTACGTAATGAGACCGGAAATTCTCGCTATCAGTTCATCGCCGTTCGACTGCCTTACGGCGTACAGGCGGATGAAGCCGACTGTCAGGACGCCATCGCTTTTATCCAACCAGACCGCGTATTAACCGTCAACATCAAGCCGGCGATTGAAGCCAGTGAAGCCACCTTACGTGCCATTGGCGTGGAGCTTTCCGATTTTGTAAAAGGTAACGAAAAAGCCAGAGAGCGCATGAAAGCGCAGTACAGCATCGCGGGCATGAATGCCGGGCTTGTCGTCGGCACCGATCATGCAGCTGAGGCGGTAACGGGCTTTTTCACCAAATACGGTGATGGCGGTACCGATATCAACCCGATTTTCCGGTTGAATAAGCGTCAGGGTAAAGCGCTGCTGCGCGAACTTGGCTGCCCTTCTCATCTTTATACCAAAGCCCCTACCGCCGATCTGGAAGAAGACCGTCCGTCTCTCCCCGACGAAGTCGCGCTGGGTGTGACCTATGAAAAAATCGACGACTATCTGGAAGGCAAGCAGATCGAGGCCAACGATGCAGCCATTATCGAAAACTGGTATCGCAAAACCGAACACAAGCGTCGTCCGCCGATTACCGTTTTTGACGACTTCTGGCGGTAA
- the osmE gene encoding osmotically-inducible lipoprotein OsmE, translated as MKNNRLLVCIAAAGAVMLAGCTAYNKAESYVNEPVVKDVKVGMMKQQVHQLAGSGVEKRLVNAKGTCSDYLLKNRDGTAQNYFVSYDETGHVLNKGFQSCQAYDTNPQR; from the coding sequence ATGAAGAATAACAGATTACTGGTATGTATTGCGGCAGCAGGTGCTGTCATGTTGGCGGGATGTACGGCTTATAACAAGGCAGAAAGTTATGTTAATGAGCCTGTGGTGAAAGATGTGAAAGTGGGAATGATGAAGCAGCAGGTTCATCAACTCGCAGGTAGCGGAGTGGAAAAACGTCTGGTGAATGCTAAAGGCACCTGTAGCGACTATCTGCTGAAAAACCGCGATGGTACTGCGCAGAACTATTTCGTCAGCTACGACGAAACGGGCCATGTTCTCAATAAAGGTTTCCAGAGCTGCCAGGCTTACGATACTAACCCGCAGCGCTAA
- a CDS encoding L-cystine transporter gives MNFPLLINILLFVVLLLGLGYASRNPSWSLAKKVLLGLVVGVLFGLALHLIYGGDNPVVKQSISWFNIVGNGYVQLLQMIVMPLVFISILNSVAKLHNASSLGKISVLTLSTLLITTLISALVGVFVTNLFGLTATGLVQGAQETARLTAIESNYAGKVADLNVPQLILSFIPKNPFAELTGANPTSIISVVVFAAFLGVAALQLLKDDAVKGERVLTAIDTLQSWVMKLVRLVMKLTPYGVMALMTKMVASSNLQDILKLGSFVVASYLGLMIMFGVHALILSFTGINPARFYRKVWPVLTFAFTSRSSAATIPLSIEAQTRRIGVPQSIASFAASFGTTIGQNGCAGLYPAMLAVMVAPTVGINPLDPVWIATLVGIVTISSAGVAGVGGGATFAALIVLPAMGLPVTLVALLISIEPLIDMGRTALNVSGSMTAGTVTSQLMKQTDKTVFNAQDDAELTHR, from the coding sequence ATGAATTTTCCGCTACTCATAAATATTCTGCTATTTGTCGTATTACTGCTCGGATTAGGTTACGCCAGCCGTAACCCATCCTGGAGTCTGGCAAAGAAAGTCTTGCTGGGTTTGGTTGTCGGGGTGCTATTTGGTCTGGCACTGCATCTGATTTATGGTGGCGACAACCCGGTTGTTAAGCAGTCCATATCATGGTTTAACATTGTGGGTAATGGCTACGTGCAGCTGTTACAGATGATCGTCATGCCGCTGGTCTTTATCTCCATCCTCAATTCCGTTGCCAAGCTGCATAATGCCTCGTCATTAGGGAAAATCAGCGTATTGACGCTTTCGACCCTGTTGATCACTACGCTGATTTCCGCGTTGGTCGGTGTTTTTGTGACTAACCTGTTTGGCCTGACGGCGACCGGGCTAGTGCAAGGTGCGCAAGAAACCGCGCGATTAACGGCGATTGAAAGCAACTATGCTGGTAAAGTCGCTGACCTTAACGTACCTCAGCTTATCCTGTCATTCATTCCTAAAAACCCGTTTGCTGAGCTGACCGGTGCGAACCCGACGTCTATCATCAGCGTCGTCGTCTTCGCTGCGTTCCTTGGCGTTGCGGCGTTACAGTTGCTAAAAGATGACGCGGTCAAAGGCGAACGCGTTTTAACCGCCATTGACACACTGCAATCCTGGGTGATGAAACTCGTTCGTCTGGTGATGAAGCTGACCCCTTACGGCGTCATGGCGCTGATGACCAAGATGGTCGCCAGTTCTAACCTGCAAGACATCCTCAAGCTGGGTAGCTTCGTTGTCGCGTCCTATCTGGGACTGATGATTATGTTCGGCGTCCATGCGCTGATCCTGTCGTTCACAGGCATCAATCCGGCTCGTTTTTATCGCAAAGTCTGGCCAGTATTGACGTTCGCATTTACCAGCCGTTCCAGCGCGGCGACAATACCACTCAGCATTGAAGCGCAAACGCGCCGTATTGGCGTGCCGCAATCTATCGCCAGCTTTGCCGCCTCTTTCGGCACGACAATCGGTCAGAACGGCTGTGCGGGGCTTTATCCAGCGATGCTGGCCGTGATGGTCGCGCCAACAGTTGGCATCAACCCGTTGGATCCTGTCTGGATCGCGACGCTGGTCGGTATCGTCACCATCAGTTCTGCTGGCGTAGCCGGTGTGGGCGGCGGTGCCACCTTTGCCGCGTTAATCGTTCTGCCTGCGATGGGACTACCGGTAACACTTGTCGCGCTGCTCATCTCCATTGAGCCGCTGATCGATATGGGCCGTACGGCACTTAACGTCAGCGGATCCATGACGGCCGGTACCGTCACCAGCCAGTTGATGAAGCAGACGGACAAAACGGTTTTCAACGCACAGGATGACGCTGAGTTGACGCACCGCTAA
- the paeX gene encoding pectin acetylesterase PaeX yields MIVRSLLVGAIMMSVNGLSYAQPVFTVWPHGEAPGASSSTVQPQVVERSKDPSLPDRAATGIRSPEITVYPAEKPNGMALLITPGGSYQRVVLDKEGSDLAPFFNQQGYTLFVMTYRMPGEGHKEGADAPLADAQRAIRTLRANAEKWHINPQRIGIMGFSAGGHVAASLGTRFSQSVYPATDAIDSVSARPDFMVLMYPVISMQANIAHAGSRKQLIGEQPTEAQVLRYSPEKQVTDQTPPTFLVHAVDDPSVSVDNSLVMFSALREKQIPVEMHLFEKGKHGFGLRGTKGLPAAAWPQLLDNWLRILPVSNEPSK; encoded by the coding sequence ATGATTGTTCGTTCTCTGCTTGTCGGGGCCATTATGATGTCTGTAAATGGATTAAGTTACGCCCAACCTGTTTTTACTGTCTGGCCACACGGTGAAGCGCCGGGAGCCTCTTCTTCAACGGTACAGCCGCAAGTGGTCGAGCGGAGCAAAGATCCCTCTCTTCCCGATCGGGCAGCAACCGGGATTCGCAGCCCTGAAATTACCGTTTATCCGGCAGAGAAGCCCAATGGTATGGCGTTACTCATTACGCCCGGCGGTTCTTACCAACGTGTCGTGTTGGATAAGGAAGGCAGCGATCTGGCCCCTTTCTTTAATCAGCAGGGATACACACTTTTCGTTATGACCTACCGTATGCCCGGTGAAGGCCATAAAGAAGGCGCTGACGCCCCGTTAGCCGATGCACAACGTGCCATCAGAACCCTGAGAGCCAACGCCGAGAAGTGGCACATTAACCCACAGCGTATTGGTATTATGGGATTCTCCGCGGGTGGTCATGTTGCTGCCAGCCTGGGAACCCGCTTCTCACAGTCTGTTTATCCCGCGACGGATGCCATTGACAGCGTAAGCGCACGACCTGATTTCATGGTGCTGATGTACCCCGTCATTTCGATGCAGGCGAATATTGCGCACGCAGGTTCGCGTAAGCAGTTAATCGGCGAGCAGCCAACGGAAGCGCAGGTGCTGCGTTACTCTCCAGAGAAACAGGTTACCGATCAGACGCCACCCACGTTTCTGGTGCATGCCGTTGACGATCCGTCAGTGTCGGTTGATAACAGTCTTGTGATGTTCAGCGCGCTGCGGGAAAAACAGATCCCCGTCGAAATGCATCTCTTTGAGAAAGGGAAACACGGTTTTGGCCTGCGCGGCACCAAAGGACTTCCAGCGGCTGCCTGGCCTCAGTTGCTAGACAATTGGCTGCGAATCTTACCGGTAAGCAACGAACCGTCGAAATAA
- a CDS encoding oligogalacturonate-specific porin KdgM family protein: MKFKLLALAVTSLISVNAMAVTIDYRHEMKDTAKNDHRDRLSMSHRFANGFGLSVEAKWRQSSADNTPNKPFNETVSNGTEVVASYVYSFNKTFSLEPGFSLDSSSTSNNYRPYLRGKVNITDDLSTSLRYRPYYKRNSGDVPNASKNNQENGYNLTAVVSYKFLKDFQVDYELDYKKANKAGAYQYDNETYNFDHDVKLSYKLDKNWKPYMAVGNVAESGTTDNRQTRYRVGVQYSF; the protein is encoded by the coding sequence ATGAAATTTAAATTATTAGCTCTGGCAGTTACGTCATTAATTAGTGTGAATGCAATGGCTGTGACAATCGATTACCGTCATGAAATGAAAGATACTGCGAAAAATGATCACCGCGATCGTTTGTCAATGTCACATCGTTTTGCCAATGGCTTTGGGTTATCTGTTGAAGCAAAATGGCGTCAATCCAGTGCAGACAACACGCCAAATAAACCATTTAATGAAACCGTCAGCAACGGTACTGAAGTGGTTGCCAGCTATGTTTATAGCTTCAACAAAACCTTTTCTTTAGAACCAGGTTTCTCTTTAGATTCAAGCTCTACCTCTAACAACTATCGTCCTTACCTGCGTGGTAAAGTGAACATCACTGACGATCTTTCTACTTCTTTACGTTATCGCCCTTACTACAAACGTAATAGCGGTGATGTTCCAAACGCATCAAAAAACAACCAAGAAAATGGTTATAATTTAACAGCCGTTGTCAGCTATAAATTCCTGAAAGATTTCCAAGTTGATTACGAACTGGACTACAAAAAAGCAAATAAAGCTGGTGCATACCAATACGACAATGAAACATACAATTTCGACCATGATGTAAAATTGTCTTATAAATTGGACAAAAACTGGAAACCTTACATGGCAGTAGGTAACGTTGCAGAGTCTGGTACTACCGATAATCGCCAAACTCGTTACCGTGTTGGTGTGCAATACAGCTTCTAA